The following proteins are co-located in the Deltaproteobacteria bacterium genome:
- a CDS encoding DUF4198 domain-containing protein: MKRICLAFIFALSCSSTALAHSLWINAFESRAHGSHHAMVSL, encoded by the coding sequence ATGAAACGAATCTGTCTGGCTTTCATTTTCGCCTTGTCCTGCTCTTCAACGGCCCTGGCCCATTCCCTCTGGATCAACGCATTTGAATCCCGCGCCCACGGATCGCACCACGCCATGGTCTCCCTGG